One Castanea sativa cultivar Marrone di Chiusa Pesio chromosome 4, ASM4071231v1 DNA window includes the following coding sequences:
- the LOC142631135 gene encoding dolichyl-diphosphooligosaccharide--protein glycosyltransferase subunit STT3B — MVGAGAGAKKTTNGGAEVVKSGSGFPTMLKLKLKLKTKQQELLLRVSILCLVYVLAFITRLFSVLRYESMIHEFDPYFNYRTTLYLTEKGFYEFWNWFDSDSWYPLGRIIGGTLYPGLMVTAAVIYWLLRLLSFAVHIREVCVLTAPFFASNTTIVAYFFGKEIWDSGAGLVAAALIAICPGYISRSVAGSYDNEGVAIFALLFTFYLFVKAVNTGSLAWALASAFGYFYMVSAWGGYVFIINLIPLYVLVLLVTGRYSMRLYVAYNSMYVVGMLLAMQIRFVGFQHVQSGEHMAAMGVFFLMQVFYMLDWVKYLLSDTKLFQAFLRITVTTALAVGAIALGLGTASGYISPWTGRFYSLLDPTYAKDHIPIIASVSEHQPTAWSSFMFDFHILLFLFPAGLYFCFKRLSDATIFIVMYGLTSMYFAGVMVRLILVATPAVCLISAIAVSATIKNLTLVARARNNNKVTHSGSLKGSTSSSKASSKASLDQSQPIQRNGAIALLLGAFYLLSKYATHCTWVTSEAYSSPSIVLAARGAHGNRVIFDDYREAYFWLRQNTPQDAKVMSWWDYGYQITAMGNRTVIVDNNTWNNTHIATVGRAMSSYEDEAYEIMRSLDVDYVLVVFGGVTGYSSDDINKFLWMVRIGGGVFPVIKEPDYLVNGEYRVDKGAAPKMLNCLMYKLSYYRFGELTTEYGKPPGYDRARGVEIGNKDIKLEYLEEAFTTSNWIVRIYKVKPPNNRW, encoded by the exons atggtCGGAGCCGGAGCCGGAGCTAAAAAAACCACAAACGGTGGTGCCGAGGTGGTGAAATCGGGATCTGGATTTCCGACGATGCTAAAATTgaaactgaaattgaaaacaaaacagCAAGAGCTTCTGCTCCGAGTCAGCATTCTATGTCTTGTCTATGTGCTGGCTTTCATCACACGCCTTTTCAGCGTTCTCCGCTACGAATCCATGATCCATGAATTCGACCCTTACTTCAATTACCGAACTACCCTTTATCTCACCGAGAAAGGTTTCTACGAGTTCTGGAACTGGTTCGACTCCGACAGCTGGTACCCTTTAGGCCGTATCATTGGCGGTACCCTCTACCCTGGTCTTATGGTCACCGCCGCCGTCATCTACTGGCTCCTCCGCCTCCTCAGCTTTGCCGTCCATATCCGTGAGGTTTGTGTCTTAACCGCTCCCTTTTTCGCTTCCAATACAACAATTGTTGCCTATTTCTTTGGTAAAGAGATTTGGGATTCTGGTGCCGGTCTTGTTGCTGCCGCCTTGATTGCCATTTGCCCTGGATATATTTCCAGATCGGTAGCCGGGTCTTATGATAACGAAGGGGTCGCCATTTTCGCATTGTTGTTCaccttttatttgtttgttaagGCCGTGAATACGGGTTCCTTGGCCTGGGCATTAGCCTCTGCTTTTGGATACTTTTATATGGTCTCTGCTTGGGGAGGATATGTGTTCATTATCAATTTAATCCCGCTTTACGTGCTCGTGCTTTTGGTCACTGGACGGTATTCCATGAGGTTATATGTTGCCTATAATTCTATGTATGTAGTGGGGATGTTATTGGCTATGCAGATTCGCTTTGTGGGCTTTCAACATGTTCAGTCTGGGGAGCATATGGCTGCAATGGGTGTCTTCTTTTTGATGCAGGTTTTCTATATGTTGGATTGGGTTAAGTATTTGCTAAGCGATACCAAATTGTTCCAAGCCTTTTTGAGGATCACTGTCACCACTGCACTCGCTGTGGGTGCTATAGCTCTTGGACTAGGCACAGCATCTGGATATATCTCCCCATGGACTGGCCGATTTTACTCTCTGCTTGATCCAACTTATGCAAAAGATCACATTCCTATTATTGCATCTGTCTCTGAGCATCAACCAACTGCTTGGTCGTCTTTCATGTTTGATTTCCATATTCTGCTCTTCCTTTTCCCTGCGGGTCTCTATTTCTGCTTCAAGCGATTGTCCGATGCCACCATCTTCATTGTTATGTATGGTCTTACAAGCATGTATTTTGCTGGTGTTATGGTTCGTTTAATTCTTGTTGCCACACCTGCTGTATGTCTTATTAGTGCCATCGCTGTTTCTGCAACTATAAAGAATTTGACTCTCGTAGCAAGGGCCAGGAATAACAATAAGGTTACCCACTCTGGTTCTCTCAAAGGAAGCACTAGCAGTTCCAAGGCTTCTTCTAAG GCTTCACTTGATCAATCCCAGCCTATCCAGAGAAATGGTGCTATTGCATTACTTCTTGGTGCATTTTACTTGCTCAGTAAGTATGCCACTCACTGTACCTGGGTCACATCAGAGGCATACTCATCTCCCTCAATTGTCTTGGCCGCAAGAGGTGCTCATGGCAACAGGGTCATCTTTGATGATTATCGTGAGGCATACTTTTGGCTTCGACAGAATACTCCTCAAGATGCTAAGGTGATGTCATGGTGGGATTATGGATACCAGATCACTGCGATGGGAAACAGAACTGTTATAGTTGATAATAACACCTGGAACAATACGCACATAGCTACTGTTGGACGTGCAATGTCATCTTATGAAGATGAGGCATATGAAATTATGAGGTCGCTTGATGTGGATTATGTATTAGTTGTCTTTGGAGGTGTTACTGGCTATTCTTCCGATGATATTAACAA ATTTTTGTGGATGGTGAGAATTGGAGGTGGAGTTTTTCCTGTAATAAAGGAACCTGATTATCTTGTTAATGGCGAGTACCGCGTTGACAAAGGAGCAGCTCCCAAGATGTTGAATTGTCTAAT GTACAAGCTGTCTTATTATCGATTTGGAGAGCTGACGACAGAATATGGCAAACCTCCTGG GTATGATCGTGCCAGGGGGGTTGAAATTGGAAACAAGGATATCAAACTGGAATATTTGGAAGAGGCCTTTACAACATCTAACTGGATTGTTCGTATTTACAAAGTTAAACCTCCTAATAATAGGTGGTGA